GGCCTAAGGATGCTCCACGCTTGAACAAGATCGTCTCAGCCAAGGTTGCGCGCGGTCTGCACTTCCCGGTCATCCTCGTGTTCATTGCCTTCGTGGTGTTCCACGTGTTCCTCGTGTTCACGACCGGGATGCGGCAGAACCTCAACCACATGTTCGCAGGCACCGCCGATACCTCGTGGGTCGGTTTCTGGGGCTTCGTGATCTCGACCGTGATCGCCATCGGTTTGACGGCGGCCGCGACCACGCCGGTTCTGCGGCCGATCGCCGCAACCCACGGCAAGGTCACGACGCGTTAGTTCGCGGTCGCGTGAACTAACGCGATGATTTCTGCAAGCCGCGCAGGCGTCATACCGGTGAGGGTTTCGCGGATGATGAGCCCGTCGCGTCCGGTGATCGCCGCGGTGTGTGGGATGCCGAGGGTCGCCAGCCCCGCGTTGACGGCGGAGGTTGTTCCGGGTGTTGAGTCTTCGATCGCGATAACCCGCTCTGCAGGTAGCTCTAGCCCCGTGGCTTCACGCAGCAAGCGTAGACCCTGAAGGTAGGGTTCAGGTTCTGGCTTGTGCGGATGCACCGTGTCTCCCGTGACTATCGCCTGGAAGGGGTTGTGTCCCAGCACCTCGATGAAAGCGCTCGAAAGAGGCGTCTCAGACATCGTGACCAGCGCTTGCGGAACACCCGCCTCGCTCAGCGCCTCAAGCAGTTCGCGGGCGCCTGGCCGCCACGGGATCCCGTGTTCGCGCACACCGGCGGCAACCGCGGTGATGAGGTGGTCGATGATCTGTCGAACAGACAAATCGAGCCCGGCATCTCGCATCTTCGCAGCCGCAGTGGGTAGGGAAGCGCCTACGAAATCCTCGACGTCCTGCTGCGTCCACGGGGCGCCCGCCCGCTGCATGAGCGAGATCTCAGCGCGGCCCCACAGCGGATCGGAATCGATGAGGGTCCCGTCCATGTCCCACAAGACTGCCGCTGGTACCTGATTGCTCACGTTTCACTCTCACTTGTGCTGTAGCCGCCGACGCGGTGGTGTGGTTCCCGTTCGGCCTGCCCCAATTCTAGTGAAGGCAAAGCCTATGGGAAGGCCCGGTTAAAGCTCTGCGGGGGTATGGGATGAATTCCCATACCCCCGCAGTCGCTGGTGGCGAAGCGCTAGTCCACGTTCGTGATCCTTATGCGCTGATGTGCCAGCGTTCTCTTGCCAATGATTCAGTGCAAGTGGTTACTTGCCTGGGATCACCTGTGCGCGAGAACCCTTCTGCTTGTCGTTGCCACCCTTGAGGTTGCCGGTGCGGTTGTTCAGGTGCAGAACCAGGAGATCCTTGGCTGCGTCATTGACCAGAACTGGTGCGGCCGAGCCCTGAACCGAGGTGACGAGCAGGCCGTCGGTGCGGTTAGCGATAGCTGGCTTGGTTGCATCGAACTCGATCCAGTCGGTCTCATCAACCGCGGCGAGGCGGCCGTCCTCGTCAACGTTGTAACGGGACCACGAGCTGACCTTGTAACGCAGCTTTGAGGCCTCGTCCTTGGTGAGTCCAAGTTCCTTGAGGGCTACCGGGAATACTGCAACGTTCGAATCGAAGGTTGCTGGGTCCTGGTTACCAACGAGGTCATTGACTGGACGCAGGTCGATGTCCTTACCGGTGTCCGAGTGGACGGTAGCTACGAGGTCCAGATCGAGCGTGTTGATTCGAGTGTTGAACATCTCGTAGTCAGCCTTGCCGTCACCGTCGATGTCGAGCTCGATGTTGAACTCGGTTGCGGTGGACATGCGTGCCCAGTTGCCCCACGTGGAGATACCGATACCCAAGACCGCGTCATCCAAACCGGTGACTGGTGCGGTCGTGGTTGCACCTACGTACTGCAGGTCCATTTCGCGGCCGCCTGGAACCTTGTCGAGCTCCTTGCCCTGTCGGTCAGAGGTTGCACCGAGTTCGAGGAGCGCTGCCTTCGAGATGAAGGCCTCGTTGCGGGAGCCGGAGTCGGCGTCTGCGCCGCGGAAGCGGACGGTGCCGCGGTCGCCGCGTACCTTGGCCAGCTGAGCGGTAGCGTTACCGGCTGGCTTAGGTGCCGAGGTGACAGGGACGCGCAGGGTTGGCTGGGTCGAGGAGGTGAACTCGACGCGGCCGGTGGTGTCTGCAACGTATGCACGTGGCAGGTCCATCTGCATCGCGTCCATGGTTGGGTCCATGGTGCGGGTCATCGCGTTCTTATCGAAGGACACGGTGACCTTGACGTGTGCGACGCCCTTGGAAGGAACCGAGACGCGGTCCTTATCGAGGGAAACCTTGACACCCTTCTGCTGGGTTGCGCCCTTGTAGGCGACGTTGTAGGTCTGCGCACGGGTGGTCAGGTTGCGCACCTCGATCGTCTTGGTGACGGAATCGGTGTCCTTCACAACCTCAACTACACCGAAGTTCGCGGAGACGAGGTCCTTGCGGTCCTTGTCGTAAGCGATGACCGGGGTCTTCAACGCAGCATCAGCCATGACACGGCCGGAACCAACACGGTTAGGGCTGTAGATGTTCTTGCCCTTCTTGATGTCGGCTGCCGCGGTGTTCATCACGATGTTCTTGATCTCGGTTGGGCTGTAGTTGCCGTTAGCCGCGACCAGCGCAGCAACACCTGCGGTGTATGGGGTAGCCATCGAGGTACCGGTCATGGTCAGAGCGCCGTTACCCATCGCGACACCTGCGGAAGGAATCGAGGTACCTGGTGCTGCAATGTCTGGCTTCACAACGGAATCCGAGCCGTGCAGACCACGCGAAGAGGACGCAGCCAGGGTGTCGAGAGCGTTCGTGTTGATCGACATCGAAGACGTCTTATCAGGATCAACGGTGACCTCGAGCTCGCCCTTCTTAGCGGCATCGAGCAGAGCCTCGGAGCCGGACTTAGTCAGCTGAACGCCTGGGATCTTCGAGTTACCGGCGATACCGGCGGAGAAGACTTCGTTAGGGGCGTCCAAGACAATGCCTTTAGCTCCTGCGGCGGTTGCGTTGTCGAAGCGGGCCTTGGAGCCGCATTCGAAGGTCTCACCAGTTGGGTCATCCGACCAGTGCAACCATACCCACTTGCCCTTCAGTGAATCATCGCCGGTGAGCGCGGAGCAACCGGTGGTCTTAGGGCCGGCCTTAGGGACGACAACCTGACCGGACTCTGGCTTCTCCCATGGGTAGGAGCCGGAGAGCTGGCCTGGGTAGTCCTTAGCGAGGTTCTTAGGCTTGGTCACAGTGATCGCGTCAGCCGCGGCCTGAGAACCCACCGAGTTAGCGACGGTGAGAGCGGATGCGGCAACGCCTGGCGCGCCACCGATGTCGGTGATGTCGCCGGAGTTACCGGAAGCGATGACGGTCAGGATGCCTTGATCGGTGAGCGCGTTGACCATGTCTGCTTCAGGGTCATCGGCCGGGCTGTTGGTCGAGCCCAGCGACATGTTGACGATCTGTGCACGGTCAGAGAAGTCGCCGTCGCCGTTCGGGTCGAGCACGCGGTCGAGTGCCTCGCCGACAACGTTGGTCGAGCCTTCGCAACCGAACACACGCAGGCCAACGATGCCGGCTTCCGGAGCGGCGCCCGGGCCGATGCGCATAGCGTTGACGAGGTCATCGTTGAGGGACTGGTAGTCGCCGCGGAAGGTCTTGCCGTCCTTATCGACGCCGTAGCCGGCAGCGGTTCCCGCTACGTGGGTTCCGTGGCCGCCGATTTCGCAGTCAAGCGGGTTGGAGTCTGGCTGAGGCCAGGAGAAGAAAGAAGCCGCGTTATAGTCATCGCCAACGAGGTCCCAGCCGCCCTTGTACTTCTTAGGGTCGTAGAGGCCGGACTTCGCGGATGGCATGTCGTTGGAAGCCTTAGCTTCCTTGTAGGCTTCCTTGGTGCCTGGGCCACCGAAAGCTGCGTGGGTGTAGTCCACGCCGGAGTCGATGACAGCGATCGTGACACCCTTACCGGTCTGGTGCTGTGCCGCCCAAGCCTGGACTGCGCCGGTGTCGATGACGGTGCCCTTGTTTTCACGGGTCTTCGGGATGATCGCGGAGATCTTCACGACGTCGTCACGCTTTGCGAGATCACGCAGACGGCTCGCTTCACCCTGGAGGGCTACACCTGGCAGAGCGTTCGTGGTCTTGTAGAGGACCTTGGACTGGGACTGCTGTGCAGCCGAATCAGCCTTGGACTGGATTTCCTTGCGGACCTGGCGGACCTTAGCAACGTTCTTGACAGGGCGCTTCTTGCCGGTACGAACCTGGACTGGCTGGGAGAGTTCGTAAGCACCCTTGCCAGTGAACTGAACGTAGACGGAAGCCTGACCTTCCATGTCGGCCAGTGAGCCCTGGATCTTCAGCTTGGCCAGCTTGTCTAGGTCAAGGTCAGAAGGCTTGAGCTTATTCTTATCTACCTTGTCCTTGCTCTGGCTGAGCGAGTCTGATTTGGCTGCTGGGTTCATAAATGACGATGCGTTAGCGGCTGGGATTGACCCCATAGTTAACGCAGCACCCACAGCCAGCGCGGCGGCACCGCGTGCAACGCGGCGCGTTTTGCTGTTTTTCAAGAGAGCTCCTCAAGAGTGCTTTGAGTATTGTGAATAGATTTGTGTTGATGGGAACAAGGCTGTGAACATCATGTGCGTAATGTCACATCAACACTGATGAGATTTCTCTAAACCGCGAGTAATGTCAAGGCGAATTTATGATTCTATGCAAAGGCTATGAAAAGGCTGTGGTGTAGCCAAGATAGTTTACGTGTCACTTTTATCAAAAACCCCGACTTTCCAGGTTTTTGCCTGTGAAGCCTGAGAAAGCCGGGGTTTATTCGTATACGAAATGTTGCAAGAACTTTTTGCTCACAAACAGCTCCCGCACAGCCTCGTATTAGAGTCAGCGCAGCCCGCCCTGCCACAAGGCATCGAACGGAAGCTGCGAAGACACCCGCTGGTGGATGCCGCGGGTCACGAAGTCCTTGGCCTCGCGTGCCGCGTCAAGTGGGGAGCGGCCCCGAGCCAGCAGTGCGGCGACGGCGGCAGCCAATGAGCAACCGGCCCCGGAGACTGCGTGATCGCCGACCTTAGGGGTCGCGAGAACCTCGAATTCGCCTCCGTTATAGAACACATCCACAGCGTCCGGGCCGTCCATACGGACCCCACCCTTGGCGAGTACCGCGGCACCAGACTTTTCATGGATGACCTGCGCGGCTTTCTTGAGGCCCTCGATATCCGTGACCTCAAAACCGGCCAGGGTTGAAGCCTCGAACAGGTTAGGGGTCACGAACGTAGCCTTCGGAAGGAGCTTGGCAATCAAAGCCTGGTCAGTATCCAAAGCCGCGCCCGGCTCCTGGCCCTTGCAGATCAGCACCGGGTCCAAGACGACGTTGTCCCACTCCTGGCGCTCGAGCGCGCCCGCGACGGTCTCGATGGTCTGCGGGGTGCCCATCATGCCGAGCTTCACGGTACGTAGCTTGCCCTCATACGAGGTCTGCGAGGCCTCAAGCTGGTCGGCAATCACCTGCGGATCGATCGGTACGAAACGGTGGTTCCAATCATCCTTCGGGTCGAAAGAGACGATGCACGTGAGCCCTGCGATACCGAAAACACCGAGCTCCTGGAACGTCTTCAGGTCAGCCTGGGCGCCCGCACCGCCGGTGGCCTCAGAACCTGCGATGGTCAATACGATGGGAGGATTCTCAAAACTCATAGTCATATCGTAAAACCACGCACAGTCACGATCCGGCAAACCAGTCACTGGTCGTGCCAAAATAGGTCGGGAACTTTCATGTTTCGTAGCAACCCGGTGGTGGCAGGACCGGGCCGCGCAACACCATTCCGTTGAAGGAGAGCTATGCCTACCCGGCCCGAAACCAACCCTGCCAATGAAACCAACCCGGCTAGTGACACCAACGCTGCCCAGGACGCCGTCTTCGCCAGCCCCGTAACGGAGGCGACCCGTGAGCGGCGGGCGGTTTTCGCATCGACCGGTTCACGTTTCTATCCCACCATTTTGGCCCTCATGGGCCTCGTGTTCGTGCTCAGCAACATTGGCGCGAGCAAGGGCGTTGAACTGTTCGGGTTGGTGACCGACGGCGGATTCTTCCTCTTCCCGCTGGCCTACATTCTGGGGGACGTGGTCTCCGAGGTCTATGGGTGGAAAGCCTCGCGCCGGGCCATCATCACAACCTTCATCTTCGGTGCGCTCGCGGTGCTGACGTTCCAGGCGATCATCGCGCTGCCTGCCGCGAGCTTCTATGAGGGCCAGGAAGCGCTCGCAGCGACCTTGGGGCCGGTATGGCAGATCGTGCTCGCCTCCCTTCTAGGTTTCATGGCGGGCCAGCTTTCGAACGCGCTCATCATCGTGTGGCTCAAGCGCCGCCACGGCGAGCGCGGTCTGTTGTTGCGCATCCTGGGTTCTTCGGGTGTTGGTGAGGCGCTGGATACGCTGATTTTCTGCTCGATTGCCGCCCCGGTGATCGGGATCGATTCGTTCGGGGTGTTCCTGCAGTACTTTGTGATTGGTTTCTGCTGGAAGCTCGGTGTGGAGGTCGTGTTCTCGCCGGTGACGGTTGTGGTGATCAAGCTGGTGAAGCGGTATGAGCCGAGCTACCCGAAGAATAACGACGTCACGGCCGCCTAGCCCTCTGCCGCTGAGTTAGCTGGGCTGTTGAGTTAGCTGGGCGGCTTAGCTGGCGGGCCCGTCGGGGGAACCGTGGCCTCCGTAGTAGTTGCTCAAGACGGTGTGCTTGTACGCCTCGTAGGTTCCGTTCTCGATCGCTTCGCGGGCGCGGTCCACGAGCCTCACGGTGAAGGCGAGGTTGTGGATCGAGATGAGCGTGTGGCTGAGCATCTCTTTCGCCTTGTAGAGGTGGTGGATGTAGGCGCGGGTGTAGGTGGTGCAGGTCGCGCATTCGCAGCCGGGCTGTAGTGGGCGGAAGTCTTCGCGGAAGCGTCGGTTGGAGAGGTTGTAGCGGCCGTAGTCGGTGTAGAACGCCGAGTTGCGGGCTACGCGGGTAGGAGAGACGCAGTCGAAGGTGTCCGCGCCGTTTTCGATGGCCCACAGCACATCGTCTGGTTCGGAGATGCCCAGCAGGTGGCGCGGCTTATTCTCGGGTAGTTCTTCGGCACACCAGCCCACGATGGTCCCGAGGTGTTCCTTCTCGAGTGCTCCGCCGATCCCGAAGCCGTCGAAAGGCATAGCTGCGAGGTCTTGGCAGGCTTGGCGGCGCAGGTCTTCGTATTGGGCGCCCTGGATCACGCCGAAGAGTGCTTGGTATGGGCGGTGGGCGCGTTCATCGGTGAGGCGGAAGTGTTCGATGATGCAACGTTCAGCCCAGCGGCGGGTCCGTTCGAGGGATTCGATCTGGTACCGGCGGGAATTGTGCAGCGTGGTGAGCTCGTCGAAAGCGAACATGATGTCCGCGCCGAGGCCGTGCTGCACCCGCATCGAAATCTCGGGTGTGAAGCGGTGTTTATCGCCGTTGATGTGGGAGGTGAACCACACGCCGTCGTCATCGACGTTAGCCATGCGTTCATGCCCGGGCGCTACCGCATCGTCGGCGCCACCACCCACGGCGGCGCCGTCGGAACCCATGTCGATGACCTTCTTGAAGCCTGAGCCGAGGCTCATGACTTGGAAGCCGCCCGAGTCGGTGAAGGTTGGCCCATCCCAGCCCATGAAGTTCCCCAGCCCGCCCGCGGCGTCCACGATCTCATGCCCTGGCTGCAGATAGAGGTGGTACGCGTTGGAGAGTACAGTTTGCGCGCCAAGCTCTTTGACGTCGCGCGGGAGCACGGCCTTGACGGTGGCTTTGGTGCCGACCACCACGAACGCAGGCGTGGCGATGTCGCCATGCGGGGTGCGGATCACGCCGGTACGGCCGCGCCCATTGGCCATGCGGGTGCCCACGGTGAAACCGAATTCGGACTGCCGCTCATGCCCCGCTGGAAGCTCAGGCTTGACGTAATCAGCCGAGGGCGCGTGGCTGGCTGCAGCGGAGCGCTTGCTAGCACGAACCGAGCGCTGGCTAGAACCAACCGAGCGCTTGCTAGTTCGATCGGAATGTGGCGTGCTGTTGGGCGGCGTGGCGTTCAGCGGCGTGTTGGTGGGTGGAGTGGTGTTCACGGGGTTCTCCTGATGCGGCGCGGATGATCGGTAGCTCGCGTTCGATCAACGCAATGAAGTCGGGGCGTTCGCGCTCAAACGCTAAACGGTATGCGGTGGTGACCATGAGCGACTTCAGCCGGCTCCACCGGAATTCGAGCTCTAGGGGTGCGTTGAGGCTGTCGCGGGCGCGCTGTATTTCGCGGTCGTATAACGATGCGTGCTCAAGCTGGCGGCGGTGAATCTCACGCGCGGTGCCCGGCAGGGTAGCGATGAGTGCTTCCTCGCCGCCCTTGAGTTGCTGCGCGTAGCCGGTGGCGGCATCGTGGTCTGCGGCTTGGCGGGCAAGCCAGCACGCGAGCGCGAGCCCGTAGCGTGTGGGGAGCCAGCGTGTTGCGTTGTCCTCGAAGGATTGTTGGGTGAGCACGTTGAGGATAGGCCACACGAATTCGGTGTCTTCATACACCACAGCCAGCTGGAAAGCGGCCCACACGAGGCTATCGAGGTGGGATCCAGCACGAGTGTTGATGCCGGGTGCCACACGCAGCGCAGCACTGAGCAACTGCGCGTCCTTGCGGTGGGCCTTGGCGGCCTCAACGAGTGCGGCTTCCGCGGAACCTTCCTCGACAGGCACCGCCAACAGCTCATCGATTCCGGGGCCCAGGTTGCGTTCGGTGAAAACCCGGATGGTCGAATTGATCGCCACGGTTGCACGCGAGCCGTCTTCCAGCACCACATCCACGTAGGCGTCAGTCCCGAAGGAGTCCTTCACGACCCTCGCGGACTGGACCGGCTCCGAAGGCAGGCCGGAACGGTGCATGAAACGGTCACCCTTGGTGATATTGCGGGCGGGGATCGCTTGGCGGTGCCGCGGGAAACGCCCATCGAAATGCACGGTTGCCGCATGGGATGGGGACCCCGCCTGCGCTTGCGCCGCCGCCTGCGTTTGGGCCGTCTGCGCCTGCGCCGTTGATTGTGTTTGGCTCACCGTCCCCACCCCACGTAGGCGAGCGCTTGGTGGATGATCTGCCCACGGCCTCCGGTGAATTCGGCTTGAACGCTTTCTGAGAGGGCCTCTTCTGGGGTCAGCCAGGACAGTTCGAGCGCGTCTTGGCGTGGGTTGCACTCGCCTTGCACCGGAATCACGTAGGTGAGTGCGACGGCGTGCTGCCGTTCGTCGGTGAGCCCGGTTTCGGAGGGGGACGGGAAGTATTCCGCAACCGAGAACGGGGTGAGCGAGGCTGGCAACGACGGCATCGCAAGCGGGCCGAGGTCCTTTTCGAGGTTGCGCATCAAGGCCGCGCGGATCGTCTCGCGGTACATGACACGGCCGGAGACGAAGGTCCGCTCGAACTGGCCTTCATCCGTGGTCGTGTAGAGCAGGCCGACCTCGGAAACGTATCCCATCGGGTCCACACGCACGGGGATCGCTTGCACGTAGACGATCGGTAGCCGGCGTCGGGCCTCGTACAGGTCCTCTTCTGATAGCCAGCCTGGGTTTGGGTCCGGGGTCCGTACAGCGCTCATAGTCTTTGTCTACCTCACTGTGTGTCTGGTTGCCAGCCTCGCCCGGGGCATTGTCGCTTTGTTCTCAAACAGCGTGAGAGCGTAGCCGTGCGTTTTCGCTAGCGCATCCCGAGCCAGTAAGCCTCCGATGCGGGGCTATTTTCAACGCGCACGCGCAACGAACGTGCGGCCACGGCCGCCCAGTGCGGGTTGCGCAGGGCCTCACGCCCGATGCTGGTGGCGTCGGCTTGGCCGCTGGCGACGATCGTTTCGGCTTGGGCGGGTTCGGTGATGAGCCCTACCGTGCTAACCACGGCCTGTTCGGCCGGTAACGCTTGGCGTAGCACAGCTGCTAACTGAACCTGGTAGCCGGCCCCGACCGGGATGACTTTAGGGTCCGGATGGATCCCGCCGGATGAGATGTCAAACCACGTCACACCGGCGTCCTCCAGCAGCCGGCGGGCGAGTTCGAGCGTGTCCTGTAGCGTCACGCCGCCTTCGACCCAGTCGGTTGCGGACAAGCGGATCCCCAGAGGCTTGTGCGCAGGCCACACGTCACGCACCGCGGATGCGACCTCGAGTGCGAACCGTGCCCGGTCGCGGCCGTATTCATCCTCACGTTGATTGGTCAGCGGCGAGAAGAACTCGTGGATCAGGTAGCCGTGCGCCCCGTGGATCTGCACCGCGTCATAGCCGGCTTGATCCGCGCGGCGTGCTGCTTCACGGAACGCGGCGATAACCTCTTGGATGTCCTCAGCGGTCATCTCGCGAGGGGTGAACAGGCCGGGCTGGATCGGTTCAGAACCGGGCGCGATGACCTCCCATGCGCGGTCCTCACCCAGGGTCCCGCGGGGCTCGTCACGCAAGTTGGGGTAGGTTGCGGCTTTACCGCCCGCGTGCCCCAGCTGAACCGCTGCGGCCGCGCCTTGAGCGCGCATGAACTCCGCCATCGTGCGGTGGCCTTCGATCTGTTCATCCGACCACAGCCCGAGGTCCTGATCAGAGATCCGTCCGCGTGCCTCGACCGCCGTGGATTCGACCGTGACGAGGCCGAAACCGCCGGTCGCGAACGCGCCGTAATGCACCAGGTGCCACGGCTGCGGAACCCCGGTGCGAGGCGCGTAGTACTGGCACATCGGTGAGACAAACGCGCGGTTGCGTAGAGTGAGCCCCGCACCGTGCGGGGCGGGGATGGTCAGCTCGGTGAACAGTGTGGATGCCACGGCACTCCTTCGACAACTGATGAACGGTTGGCAGGGGCAAGGCTGGTACAGGCTCGGGGTTGGTACAGACCCCGGCGGGCGTAAGGGTTTCAGCGGGTGTGAGGGGTCCAGCATGGTACAGGCCTGGCGCATGTAGACCTCGCGGGTGCGTAGGCCTAGCGTGGGAGGTAGATCTTCGCGAAGTTCGCCAGGATACGGTGCGCTGCGGTCACGTCCGCGTTGCGTGCCAGGTGAGCGATCGCATCGAAATCTTCCGGATCGAAATAGCCGTTTTCACGGTAGGCCTCGATGCGGCCGATGAGTCCGTCCGGGTCCAGTTCGGGGTGGAACTGGGTCGCATAAATGTTGTTCTTGAGCTTATACATCTGGACCGGTGCGGGGTCCGATGTGGCAAGCAACACCGCCTCGGCCGGCAGCTTGGTCGTGGACTCCTTGTGGCCTACGAACGCATCGAAATGCGGGTCAACGCCAGAAAGTACGGGGTCAGCGATACCTTCCGGAGTGAGGCTGATGTGGGAGATGCCCGCAGGTTCTGAATACGTGCGGTCAACCACCGCGCCGGAGGCCAACCCGAGCACACCCACCCCGTAACACAAACCAAGGAACGGGAGGTCTTTCTCGATCACGACCCCCAGCACTCGCGCGAGTTCTTCCTCAACACGGATCTGGGTTTCGCTTCGATCAACATCGGTTGAGGTGAATGGGCTCCCGCCAAGAACCAGAGCCGAATAGCGTTGATGCCACGTGTTCTCAAAACCGGCCGGTAGCGGCGCGGCTTCAAGCCGGAACCGTTCAACATCGCCCGCTTCAAGTCCGGACAGCCGCACGAACGCCTCGTATTCGGCGTCCGCCAAGGCGTCTTCCGGGCGGGTCTGCAACAGCAGGAATGGTGCGCTCATCAGCCCATCCTTTCACGTATGAGATCAAGCAGGCGCGGCGCCGACGCGAAGCCGTGCCAGGCTAGCGAGTGAGCCAGGCTAGCCGGCGGCCAGGCTCGATACTGCGACGCAGGTTCGCGCGTTAGCTGCTGCGGCGCAGGTTGGCGTCGATGGCTGCTTCTTTGACTCGGATGTCGTTGCGTCGCGTGGTCGCTGCGATCAGCGTACATGCTGCCGCGAGCCCTGCCACCAGGATGAGCCCTACATGGAAACCCAACGTAACGATGTGGGCGATGATGAGCCACGCCGCACCCCAACCGAAGGCAACCGGCGCCCACAGGCGCCCACGTTCCGTGAATGAGGCGAGGAACACGGGGATGCACGCTACAGCGAGGGTCGCTGGCGCCCAGAGCGCTTGCGGTGGCAGCGACCATCCGGCCGCGGTTGCGGCCGCGCTTGCGGTCCATGCGGCCATGAAGGCGCCGGCGCCGAGGCTCAGCTCAGTGGGGAGGTCGGTTTCGTAATACTCACGATGCGTGCGCGCGGTGAGCAGGTTGAGCCGCCGCACTGCTTCCGCGGCCAGAGCGGTCCACAGGACCGCACAGACGGCGGCAAGCCACCACAAACCCGCCATCGCGGAGCCGACCCAGCCGGCCAGCGCCGCCGAGGTCACAGCCGTTAACCAGCCTGTGCTGCGTTGGCGGCGGGCTGAATGTTGATTGCGTTTCCATGAGAAAGCGCTCGCGGTGAGGAGCCCTAAAGCAGCAACCGGAACCAGAGCTATACCTGGAACCAGCGGCGCGAGTTCAACACGCGCATCGGCATGCGTTATGAGTCCAGCCGGCACTCCTTTGCTGAAGAGCGCGAGGCTCGCCACGAAAGCGACGAGTGAGACAACCGTTGCCGTGATGCGCCGGAACAGATCGTGCGGGCGTGGCTCAGGCGCTGGCGAAAACTCTGGCAGGTTATACGGCAACACAACAGTCTGCGGGGCCTGCTCCTGTGCAGTCGTTGATGCCGGCCTGCGGGACACCGCGATGGGGACATACTCGGTCGGTGAATAGTCCGGGTCATTGTGGCGCTCGTTCTGCAGGCGCAAGGCCTCACGGGCCTCCCACACGCTCTCCTCGAGGGTCAACTCACGCGGTGCTTCCTCGACCGCCTCAGGTTCCTCGAGCTCTTCAGATTCCGCCGCGATCTCGTCCGGTTCATCAATCGCCTCTGGCGTAGAGGGAACGTCCGCCTCTGGCGTAGCCGGGACGTCTGGCGCTGGAGGAACGCCCAGCGCAGGTGGAACGCCCAGGGCTGGAGGGCCGTCTGGGGCAGCAGGTGCTTCAGGTGCTTCGTCCGTCTTTTTGCTGCTCCGTTCGCGGGAAGCCTGTGCCGCAGCGGCGCGACGTTCGGTTTCGGCGTTCGTGTCATCCACATCGAACGGTTCATCACGTTCAGGGAAACGCAACGTCTCAGGCCGGATCTGAGCCGGAAAATAGAGGGTCTCGCCGTAGCCTTCTACGTTCTCGTCCGCGCGCCCACCCTGGCCCTCGCCGGAATCCTGGGCGCCAGAACTGTCCCGAGCAGACTCAACCTGCTCATCAGAGCGGTCACTTTTCTTCACGGGATTGTTCCAACGGGACGGAAGCTGCACTAACGGCTCCTCGAAGTCGACGGCGGCGTTTGTGCGTCCACACGAGGGGGACTACCCCCAAAACACTACCGATAATCATGCCTAGAATCGCGGAACTCCACGCCGGCAACCCCAGAAGCGAGTGCAGAATTCCGCCAAGGGTAATCATATATAAGACCCACAAGGTGGAGCCCACACATGAAGACCACCACACCAGGGACCACCGTAGTTTCGACAAGCCCGCGC
The Pseudoglutamicibacter albus DNA segment above includes these coding regions:
- a CDS encoding DUF6707 family protein, coding for MSQTQSTAQAQTAQTQAAAQAQAGSPSHAATVHFDGRFPRHRQAIPARNITKGDRFMHRSGLPSEPVQSARVVKDSFGTDAYVDVVLEDGSRATVAINSTIRVFTERNLGPGIDELLAVPVEEGSAEAALVEAAKAHRKDAQLLSAALRVAPGINTRAGSHLDSLVWAAFQLAVVYEDTEFVWPILNVLTQQSFEDNATRWLPTRYGLALACWLARQAADHDAATGYAQQLKGGEEALIATLPGTAREIHRRQLEHASLYDREIQRARDSLNAPLELEFRWSRLKSLMVTTAYRLAFERERPDFIALIERELPIIRAASGEPREHHSTHQHAAERHAAQQHATFRSN
- a CDS encoding NUDIX hydrolase family protein gives rise to the protein MSAVRTPDPNPGWLSEEDLYEARRRLPIVYVQAIPVRVDPMGYVSEVGLLYTTTDEGQFERTFVSGRVMYRETIRAALMRNLEKDLGPLAMPSLPASLTPFSVAEYFPSPSETGLTDERQHAVALTYVIPVQGECNPRQDALELSWLTPEEALSESVQAEFTGGRGQIIHQALAYVGWGR
- a CDS encoding NADH:flavin oxidoreductase/NADH oxidase, which produces MASTLFTELTIPAPHGAGLTLRNRAFVSPMCQYYAPRTGVPQPWHLVHYGAFATGGFGLVTVESTAVEARGRISDQDLGLWSDEQIEGHRTMAEFMRAQGAAAAVQLGHAGGKAATYPNLRDEPRGTLGEDRAWEVIAPGSEPIQPGLFTPREMTAEDIQEVIAAFREAARRADQAGYDAVQIHGAHGYLIHEFFSPLTNQREDEYGRDRARFALEVASAVRDVWPAHKPLGIRLSATDWVEGGVTLQDTLELARRLLEDAGVTWFDISSGGIHPDPKVIPVGAGYQVQLAAVLRQALPAEQAVVSTVGLITEPAQAETIVASGQADATSIGREALRNPHWAAVAARSLRVRVENSPASEAYWLGMR
- a CDS encoding glutamine amidotransferase, whose protein sequence is MSAPFLLLQTRPEDALADAEYEAFVRLSGLEAGDVERFRLEAAPLPAGFENTWHQRYSALVLGGSPFTSTDVDRSETQIRVEEELARVLGVVIEKDLPFLGLCYGVGVLGLASGAVVDRTYSEPAGISHISLTPEGIADPVLSGVDPHFDAFVGHKESTTKLPAEAVLLATSDPAPVQMYKLKNNIYATQFHPELDPDGLIGRIEAYRENGYFDPEDFDAIAHLARNADVTAAHRILANFAKIYLPR
- a CDS encoding MFS transporter, whose amino-acid sequence is MKKSDRSDEQVESARDSSGAQDSGEGQGGRADENVEGYGETLYFPAQIRPETLRFPERDEPFDVDDTNAETERRAAAAQASRERSSKKTDEAPEAPAAPDGPPALGVPPALGVPPAPDVPATPEADVPSTPEAIDEPDEIAAESEELEEPEAVEEAPRELTLEESVWEAREALRLQNERHNDPDYSPTEYVPIAVSRRPASTTAQEQAPQTVVLPYNLPEFSPAPEPRPHDLFRRITATVVSLVAFVASLALFSKGVPAGLITHADARVELAPLVPGIALVPVAALGLLTASAFSWKRNQHSARRQRSTGWLTAVTSAALAGWVGSAMAGLWWLAAVCAVLWTALAAEAVRRLNLLTARTHREYYETDLPTELSLGAGAFMAAWTASAAATAAGWSLPPQALWAPATLAVACIPVFLASFTERGRLWAPVAFGWGAAWLIIAHIVTLGFHVGLILVAGLAAACTLIAATTRRNDIRVKEAAIDANLRRSS